Proteins encoded together in one Miscanthus floridulus cultivar M001 chromosome 16, ASM1932011v1, whole genome shotgun sequence window:
- the LOC136512000 gene encoding uncharacterized protein — MRIRELRDGLEVEDDEWEEEGSWGGGGDWEVVAVVRLRAKRALVGAGARVLFYPTLLYNVLRNRFDGEFRWWDRVDKYVLLGAVPFSSDVPRLKQLGVRGVVTLNEAYETLVPTSLYQAHGINHLEIPTRDYLFAPSLEHICRAVDFIHCNEMQGGSTYVHCKAGRGRSTTIVLCFLIKYRNMTPELALDHARSVRPRVLLAPAQWQAVKMFSELNGRCLSIQSSNPTCSAVSYEECSELSSTWSNRCLSIQSSNEDSVTSDEESSESSFGDPEVDGYVTTEFDSEHFVLPCCRSMLSRPISPAGCSDAVFITEEDLEGYENYADDGKDVVEVQVVVRHKPIMRKLSCFLGSLKLTGNCEPPPGRLTEVRAC, encoded by the exons ATGAGGATTCGGGAGCTCCGGGATGGGCTGGAGGTGGAGGACGATGAGTGGGAGGAGGAGGGATCgtggggtggcggcggcgactgGGAGGTGGTCGCGGTTGTGCGGCTGCGGGCGAAGCGCGCGCTCGTCGGCGCCGGCGCCAGGGTCCTGTTCTATCCGACGCTTCTCTACAACGTGCTCCGCAACCGTTTCGATGGCGAGTTCCGCTGGTGGGATCGCGTCGACAAG TATGTTTTGCTAGGTGCTGTTCCGTTCTCTAGCGACGTTCCGCGCCTAAAGCAACTTGGTGTAAGAGGTGTTGTTACACTGAATGAAGCCTATGAAACTCTGGTTCCAACATCCCTATACCAG GCTCATGGAATCAATCATCTCGAAATTCCCACAAGGGACTACCTGTTTGCCCCCTCCCTGGAGCATATTTGTCGGGCAGTGGATTTTATCCATT GTAATGAAATGCAAGGTGGTAGCACCTATGTCCACTGTAAGGCTGGAAGGGGACGAAGCACTACTATAGTTTTGTGTTTTTTG ATCAAGTACAGAAATATGACTCCTGAATTAGCTTTGGATCATGCAAGGTCTGTGAGGCCCAGAGTGCTTTTAGCGCCAGCTCAGTGGCAG GCTGTTAAAATGTTCAGCGAGCTAAATGGGAGATGCCTTTCCATACAGAGCTCAAACCCAACCTGCTCAGCAGTATCTTATGAGGAATGCAGTGAACtatcgagcacgtggagcaacaGATGTCTTTCAATTCAGAGCTCAAATGAAGACTCAGTAACATCTGATGAAGAATCCAGTGAATCATCCTTTGGAGACCCTGAAGTTGATGGCTACGTCACCACCGAGTTTGACAGCGAGCATTTTGTTTTACCTTGCTGTCGAAGTATGCTGTCCAGACCAATAAGCCCCGCTGGGTGTAGTGATGCAGTCTTCATAACCGAAGAAGATCTAGAGGGCTATGAGAACTATGCCGATGACGGGAAGGACGTTGTCGAAGTGCAAGTAGTAGTTCGCCACAAGCCCATCATGAGGAAACTCTCCTGCTTCCTTGGGTCCTTGAAGCTTACTGGCAACTGCGAGCCACCACCTGGCCGTTTGACTGAGGTTCGAGCCTGCTAG